DNA from Fusobacterium sp. DD2:
TTCGTAGGAGAAAATGAAGTTGATGGAATATTTGTTAACTTTCCAGACCCATGGGAAGAAAATGAAAAGAATAGAGTAGTTCAGGAAAGTTTCTTTAAGACACTTGATGTAATACTTAAAAAAGGTGGAATTTTTTACTTTAAAACAGACCATGATAAATATTATCAGAATGTCATTGATTTGGTAGAAAACCTTGATGGATATGAGGTAATTTACTGTACAAATGACCTGCATAAAAGTGAAAAAGCTGAAGATAATATAAAAACTGAGTTTGAACAACTTTTCTTATGTAAACACAACAAAAATATAAATTATATAGAAATAGAAAAAATAAAATAAAATAAAATGGAAAGCTAGTAGGAGGTTATAAATGGCTGGATATGTAGTAGTAGGAACTCAATGGGGTGACGAAGGAAAAGGAAAAATTATAGATGTATTAGCAGATAGAGCTGATTATGTTGTAAGATTCCAAGGAGGAAACAACGCAGGACATACTGTTGTTGTAAATGGTGAAAAATTTATTCTTAAATTATTACCATCAGGAGTACTTCATGGTGGAACATGTATAATAGGGCCAGGAGTAGTAGTTGACCCAAAAGTTCTTTTAGACGAACTTGCTTCACTAGAAAGCAGAGGAGCTAAAACAGACCACGTATTAATCAGTGACAGAGCACATGTTATTATGCCTTATCACGTAAAATTAGACGAATTAAAAGAAGCAAATGCTGGAGAAATGAAAATAGGAACTACTAAAAAAGGAATTGGACCATGCTATGCAGATAAAATCTGGAGAGATGGAATCAGAATGGTAGACCTTTTAGATATGGACAAATTTGCTAAAAAATTAAAATATAACTTAGCTGCAAAAAATGAAATAATCACTAAAATCTACGGTGCTGAACCATTAGACTATGATAAAATTTTAGCTGATTACACAGAATATGCAAATAAAATCAGACATAGAATTATAGATTCTATCCCTGTAGTAAACAAAGCACTAGATGAAAACAAACTAGTTCTATTTGAAGGAGCACAAGCTATGATGCTTGATATCAACTATGGAACATATCCATTTGTAACTTCTTCATCACCTACAACTGGAGGAGTAACTACTGGAGCAGGAGTATCACCTAGAAAAATAGACAAAGGTATTGGAGTAATGAAAGCTTATACTACAAGAGTAGGAGAAGGACCATTTGTTACTGAACTTCACGGAGAATTTGGAGAAAAAATCAGACAAATTGGTGGAGAATATGGTGCAGTAACTGGAAGACCTAGAAGATGTGGATGGTTAGACCTAGTAGTTGGAAGATATGCAACTATGATTAATGGATTAACTGACATTGTAATCACTAAAATTGACGTTTTAAGTGGACTTGGAACTTTAAAAATCTGTACTGCTTATGAAGTAGACGGTAAGATATATGAAACTGTTCCAGCTGATACAGAAATGTTATCAAGAGCAACTCCTATTTATGAAGAATTACCAGGATGGGATGAAGACATCACTAAGATTAAAAAATATGAAGACTTACCTGAAAACTGTAAGAAATATCTAAAGAGAATAGAAGAAATCGTAGGATGCCCAATTTCTGTTGTATCTGTTGGTCCAGACAGAAGCCAAAACATTCATATAAGAGAAATCTAATAGCTTTTAAATTTGAAGTCAGTAACATATGTTACTGACTTTTTTTTAATACTTTAGTATAATTTCATTAGAAAATATAAAAAGAGTGGAGGCAATTATGAAATATATAAATGATACTATGAAGATTGCAGAGATTTGTGAAAAATATCCAGAGGTTATAGAGATATTTGAAAAAAATGGATTTAGTAATTTTAAAGATGAAAAAGTAAGAAAGATGTTAGGGAATTTAACTTTGAAAACAGCTCTTGCAAGTAAAAAAATAAGTGCTGATACTTTTGTAGAGCTTTTAGAGGATTATATAGAACAAAATAGAAAATCAGCTGATGTAGTTAGCAAGAAGGAAGATGGAGAGATATCAGTAATGGGTCTTTTACCATGCCCTATTAGAATACCTTTACTTGAAGAATTTAACAGATTTTTAGATAATAATAGAGATTTAAATGTAAAATATGAATTGAAAGCTGCATCTGCAGGACTTGGATGGTTAAAAGATGATGTAATAAAAGCAAATCATCCAGAGAAATTAGCAGATAT
Protein-coding regions in this window:
- a CDS encoding adenylosuccinate synthase; translation: MAGYVVVGTQWGDEGKGKIIDVLADRADYVVRFQGGNNAGHTVVVNGEKFILKLLPSGVLHGGTCIIGPGVVVDPKVLLDELASLESRGAKTDHVLISDRAHVIMPYHVKLDELKEANAGEMKIGTTKKGIGPCYADKIWRDGIRMVDLLDMDKFAKKLKYNLAAKNEIITKIYGAEPLDYDKILADYTEYANKIRHRIIDSIPVVNKALDENKLVLFEGAQAMMLDINYGTYPFVTSSSPTTGGVTTGAGVSPRKIDKGIGVMKAYTTRVGEGPFVTELHGEFGEKIRQIGGEYGAVTGRPRRCGWLDLVVGRYATMINGLTDIVITKIDVLSGLGTLKICTAYEVDGKIYETVPADTEMLSRATPIYEELPGWDEDITKIKKYEDLPENCKKYLKRIEEIVGCPISVVSVGPDRSQNIHIREI